A genomic region of Megalobrama amblycephala isolate DHTTF-2021 linkage group LG6, ASM1881202v1, whole genome shotgun sequence contains the following coding sequences:
- the akap11 gene encoding A-kinase anchor protein 11 isoform X1, which translates to MDACARIRGVPLKSRATMKKETIREGSTPCLKSLLKHKKELCNVVVELHNKEPQCLSEVHYVCLPSHAEGEDFTLQALTSLSTEMMELLRSLRVHTLKDEEILLLKDPKRPFERKDSVSQACSRALCILRHSPTPQISVCTMLGLLARYTAGIRYALELQVLQRGTSEVCQAEDDDTNQSVSSIEEDFVTAFEHLEEEDTGAHSQRNQRDVASQTVPYTHLKDLTGSRIIISSIPRKSVRKGKAAAKVSETVLKSTAWPEISEIPYELSSLPKGRATSLTESDESDCSSPSPIIFLDEVGYQKSLKAKLDIPQIPILKDGVEDSDSEVSEFFDSFDQFDELDQSSDSNIKVLKEQPLPGQTEKYVDSSGCKFVSRGCSTTAMNPHKFDHRALPANVKKPTPLKPGSPYSIHSDAPDSPRPARTPCEESGPLFSPVRSSAFSPLGEGGSLEYFWKADGDGSELRKPQDLCSLYKTYSDFANNLSKEILGSVCGYSSPVDFNINKNLSCVCHKEFKNTNGHLMKLSDIQETVTITKSQSQTLKDGIQKFATDLVEMSLGSALRDLQKGVSSCTTTLCHLAARLTSSVFQMAFHEIGMRHAYVLKERAINGLAGFLVGEAISGALKEFLFVKKQIFNNTVTRFAADLAEELVFEGIMEVCQFSHPSTPLTPGDWSFEQDEEVVSSYASDLSESVLQEAFIELSQADVTFTTQAAISVSVDNICYVSAEDSSLITKTCSAQTSYLGSQAVAEAANQEPDPGCTVKKALYCVSGIASCVPVPVAGKVISHVHNSDEPSQYKPSIGHVCQTSPKRTICCQGEVASSTSDMSAATQTESSPGPARIQDASGEEIVDGMSTESDSDKPSIGKTFQNFSGNMVDTIVGEAFDLMHSSTKVKKKVEDCADFLSKTIAARISTPSHGIVKSHVSTQRGSAPIPFHLVPKGSSDTSSRSVCPVSKLTPEVRSVVRRDTLEVPSFEVASCGGRKVGAEDFSSSNSGTKSVEIPSTPPSSPQQPLDQYSEKQIRQFSKKLKGTLAKEFSPATPPPTPYYPPATDTKEAGSVTDKADFMLKLIRSLSEEAGSNEDEEENQKDGPHTKNCQSEQSPNVRSRMIERSALHYAERLACHIVSMATEMDTLSLGDVKKPVGDESKGSVALHSAQFSEQTLNSLWTYAGEVAGEVINDVKRMMSSTHCRHKTIKRGSVNSTDKCQSGDGLLGSLTCQLTGDVQASGMSSEYPSCESVTDEYAGYLIKVLKKEGGNRELILDQYATRLAYRSIKSGLAHAARKIKQRSPLRLHSSRRLHHDRSPDVSQIPISKSSHTALTDGKDGSSCESLPCACQDGQDMSSNEYVELVNFAESLAYNITCDVTRKLRMSSVRLPKSLTDSCLYRKSSVEDMPENLIKSTFSCSLLTYTETNRLYHSMSSLNESKSNSSVMQVIEHYAKKIVDDTLEMTLGPACVQAAGDRRALEPNSFTEKLAEAYGTCRYCQGRECLFCSRDGRRGFQGLKRRQQESDAVTGLEIPRIHIDLEKRATFAEEMVSSVIEKAKKELSCTSLNADSGIGHDGASFAESLTTEIMTSALSNVCQTVNFGTPRRDGVNVTESTVSQQLSLSVGDDSLGSWSNLSFEEDHPDESSSFHHLSDSVSLFLSPSSNGNSSSWSSLGLEGEVYEEHLSFSPSDSDCAEEKEAEAKEDSGGAVRVEREHGQAERALLVVSTDVQGGAVDPQLTAVLQWIAASIADLSLMQLSHFSGQELQQLPAVAQRLREREFRVADLLQALLRYFEECRTEEEPEAGDTRRGHKSLFQWLLEQA; encoded by the exons ATGGATGCCTGTGCACGGATCAGAGGGGTCCCTTTAAAGAGCCGTGCCACTATGAAGAAAGAG ACCATCCGTGAGGGCTCAACCCCGTGCCTGAAGAGTCTGTTGAAACACAAGAAGGAGCTATGCAATGTTGTAGTGGAGCTGCATAATAAAGAACCACAGTGTTTATCAGAA GTACATTATGTATGCTTACCTAGTCATGCTGAGGGGGAGGATTTCACTCTACAG GCTCTGACGTCCCTCTCCACTGAGATGATGGAGTTGCTTAGATCACTACGTGTTCATACTCTTAAAGATGAAGAGATTCTGCTCCTCAAAGACCCCAAAAGACCCTTTGAGAGGAAAGACAGTGTTTCTCAG GCCTGTTCGAGAGCCTTGTGTATATTGAGACATAGCCCCACTCCTCAGATTAGTGTTTGCACCATGCTGGGGTTGTTGGCTCGATACACAGCTGGCATAAGGTATGCCCTGGAGTTACAGGTTCTGCAGAGAGGCACTTCAGAAGTATGTCAAGCTGAGGATGATGACACCAATCAGTCTGTCTCTTCTATTGAAGAGGACTTTGTTACTGCTTTTGAACATCTTGAAGAGGAGGATACAG GTGCCCATAGTCAGAGGAACCAAAGGGACGTGGCATCCCAGACAGTCCCTTACACTCATTTAAAAGACTTAACTGGATCTCGTATTATTATAAGTTCCATACCCAGGAAGTCAGTGCGCAAGGGAAAGGCTGCTGCAAAAGTATCAGAAACTGTCCTGAAGTCAACAGCGTGGCCCGAAATTTCAGAGATCCCATATGAACTTAGCAGTCTGCCAAAGGGACGTGCTACTTCCCTCACAGAGTCAGATGAATCAGACTGCTCAAGTCCCAGTCCTATTATATTCCTAGATGAAGTTGGATATCAGAAGAGTCTTAAAGCAAAACTTGACATTCCCCAGATCCCCATTCTAAAGGATGGAGTAGAAGACTCTGACTCAGAAGTCAGTGAATTTTTCGACAGCTTTGATCAGTTTGATGAACTAGACCAGTCCTCTGATTCCAACATCAAGGTCCTTAAAGAACAGCCCCTCCCTGGTCAGACAGAGAAGTATGTTGACAGCTCTGGATGTAAATTTGTATCAAGGGGGTGCTCGACCACAGCAATGAATCCTCACAAGTTTGATCATAGGGCTCTTCCAGCCAATGTCAAGAAACCAACTCCACTTAAACCAGGATCACCGTACAGTATTCACTCTGATGCACCAGATTCCCCACGGCCAGCGAGGACTCCCTGCGAGGAAAGTGGGCCGCTCTTCAGTCCAGTTCGTTCATCTGCATTTAGCCCACTGGGAGAAGGAGGGTCCTTAGAGTATTTTTGGAAGGCCGATGGTGATGGCTCAGAATTACGTAAACCACAGGACCTTTGCTCACTGTACAAAACATACTCTGATTTTGCCAACAACCTGTCAAAAGAAATCCTTGGATCGGTCTGTGGGTACTCCTCCCCTGTtgattttaacattaataagAACTTGAGCTGTGTATGTCATAAGGAGTTCAAAAACACTAATGGGCATCTAATGAAGCTTTCAGACATCCAGGAGACAGTCACCATCACTAAATCCCAATCACAGACTCTTAAGGATGGGATTCAGAAGTTTGCTACAGACTTAGTCGAAATGAGCCTTGGAAGTGCCTTAAGGGACTTGCAGAAAGGTGTGTCCTCCTGTACCACTACACTTTGCCATTTGGCTGCAAGGCTGACATCTTCAGTATTTCAAATGGCCTTTCATGAGATAGGTATGCGCCATGCATATGTGTTAAAAGAACGTGCCATAAATGGTCTGGCTGGTTTCTTAGTAGGGGAAGCCATTTCTGGAGCCCTCAAAGAGTTTCTGTTTGTGAAAAAGCAGATTTTCAACAACACTGTCACACGATTTGCTGCAGATCTTGCTGAGGAATTAGTGTTTGAAGGAATTATGGAGGTTTGCCAGTTTTCACATCCCTCGACGCCACTCACACCAGGTGACTGGTCGTTTGAGCAAGATGAGGAAGTGGTTTCATCCTATGCCTCTGATCTGTCGGAGTCCGTTCTCCAAGAGGCTTTTATAGAGCTGTCACAAGCTGATGTGACATTCACTACCCAGGCAGCTATCAGTGTGTCAGTAGACAATATTTGCTATGTGAGTGCTGAAGATAGTTCTCTCATCACAAAAACCTGCAGTGCCCAAACAAGCTATCTTGGATCTCAGGCCGTCGCAGAGGCTGCAAATCAAGAGCCTGATCCTGGTTGCACAGTGAAGAAAGCCTTGTATTGTGTGTCAGGTATCGCCAGTTGTGTTCCAGTTCCTGTGGCTGGCAAGGTCATATCCCATGTACACAACTCCGATGAACCTTCTCAGTATAAACCCAGTATTGGTCACGTGTGTCAGACCAGCCCTAAAAGAACCATCTGTTGCCAAGGGGAAGTTGCATCATCAACCTCAGATATGTCTGCAGCAACTCAGACTGAATCATCGCCAGGTCCTGCAAGAATCCAGGATGCCAGTGGTGAGGAAATTGTGGACGGCATGTCCACTGAAAGTGATTCTGATAAGCCCTCGATTGGAAAGACTTTTCAAAACTTCTCTGGAAATATGGTGGACACTATAGTAGGTGAGGCATTCGATCTAATGCATTCTTCTacaaaagtaaagaaaaaagtAGAAGACTGTGCAGACTTTTTGAGCAAAACAATAGCAGCTCGCATATCTACTCCAAGCCATGGAATTGTTAAATCACATGTGTCGACTCAGAGAGGTTCCGCTCCGATTCCCTTTCACTTGGTGCCAAAGGGCTCTAGTGACACATCCTCCAGAAGTGTATGTCCAGTATCCAAGCTCACCCCAGAGGTCCGTTCTGTCGTGAGAAGGGACACGCTGGAAGTACCCAGTTTTGAAGTTGCCTCCTGTGGTGGTAGAAAAGTAGGTGCAGAAGATTTTTCAAGCAGCAACTCTGGAACGAAATCAGTTGAAATCCCTAGCACTCCACCCTCAAGTCCTCAGCAGCCATTGGATCAGTATAGTGAGAAACAGATCAGACAGTTCTCGAAGAAGCTCAAAGGTACGCTTGCAAAAGAATTTTCTCCTGCGACTCCTCCGCCCACCCCTTATTACCCGCCTGCCACCGACACCAAAGAAGCTGGTTCAGTTACAGACAAGGCCGATTTCATGCTGAAACTCATTAGGTCTCTCTCTGAAGAAGCTGGCAGCAATGAAGACGAGGAGGAGAACCAGAAAGATGGTCCACACACTAAAAACTGCCAGTCAGAGCAGAGTCCCAATGTCAGGAGCAGAATGATCGAGAGGAGTGCGCTCCATTATGCAGAACGTTTAGCGTGCCACATTGTTTCTATGGCAACTGAGATGGACACACTAAGTCTCGGCGATGTGAAGAAGCCTGTGGGTGACGAGAGCAAAGGCAGTGTTGCCTTGCATAGTGCACAGTTTTCTGAACAGACTTTGAATTCTTTGTGGACATATGCTGGAGAAGTGGCTGGAGAAGTCATCAATGATGTCAAGAGGATGATGAGTTCAACCCACTGTCGTCACAAAACGATAAAAAGAGGATCTGTAAACTCTACTGACAAGTGTCAGAGTGGAGATGGCCTTTTGGGAAGTTTGACTTGTCAATTGACTGGTGACGTCCAAGCAAGTGGAATGTCATCAGAGTATCCAAGTTGCGAAAGTGTCACTGACGAATATGCAGGATACCTCATTAAGGTGCTCAAGAAAGAGGGAGGTAACCGAGAGCTTATATTGGATCAGTATGCCACTCGTTTGGCATATCGATCTATAAAATCTGGCCTGGCTCATGCGGcacgaaaaataaagcagaGATCTCCTTTGAGGCTACACTCCTCTAGGCGTTTACACCATGATCGTAGTCCTGATGTCTCTCAAATTCCCATATCCAAGTCATCCCACACTGCACTTACTGATGGAAAAGATGGATCCTCTTGTGAATCTCTGCCATGTGCTTGTCAAGACGGTCAAGACATGAGCAGTAACGAATATGTAGAACTTGTGAACTTTGCCGAGTCGCTCGCCTACAACATCACATGTGACGTTACGAGAAAGCTGAGAATGTCATCAGTTCGACTGCCTAAATCGCTCACTGATTCTTGCCTCTACAGGAAATCCAGTGTCGAGGACATGCCTGAAAATCTCATCAAAAGTACATTTTCATGTTCTCTTTTAACTTATACAGAAACTAACAGGCTGTATCATAGTATGAGCAGTTTGAATGAGAGCAAAAGCAACAGCAGTGTCATGCAAGTGATTGAACATTATGCCAAGAAAATTGTTGATGACACTTTGGAAATGACACTGGGGCCGGCATGTGTTCAGGCAGCTGGGGACAGGAGGGCACTTGAACCTAATTCCTTCACAGAAAAGCTGGCTGAGGCATATGGAACCTGCCGATACTGCCAAGGTCGAGAATGCCTGTTTTGCAGTAGAGATGGTCGTCGTGGTTTCCAGGGACTGAAAAGAAGGCAGCAAGAATCCGATGCAGTGACTGGATTGGAAATTCCTAGAATTCACATTGATTTGGAAAAGAGAGCTACTTTTGCTGAAGAAATGGTGTCTAGTGTCATTGAGAAAGCCAAAAAGGAGCTGAGCTGCACCAGCTTGAATGCAGACAGTGGGATTGGTCATGATGGCGCAAGCTTTGCAGAAAGTCTTACCACAGAGATTATGACATCTGCATTGTCCAACGTCTGCCAAACCGTCAATTTTGG TACTCCTAGAAGGGATGGCGTCAATGTGACGGAGTCAACGGTGAGTCAACAGCTTAGTTTGAGTGTTGGTGATGACAGTCTTGGAAGTTGGTCCAATCTGAGTTTTGAAGAAGACCACCCAgatgagagcagcagctttcacCATCTAAGTGACAG
- the akap11 gene encoding A-kinase anchor protein 11 isoform X4, with protein MDACARIRGVPLKSRATMKKETIREGSTPCLKSLLKHKKELCNVVVELHNKEPQCLSEVHYVCLPSHAEGEDFTLQALTSLSTEMMELLRSLRVHTLKDEEILLLKDPKRPFERKDSVSQACSRALCILRHSPTPQISVCTMLGLLARYTAGIRYALELQVLQRGTSEVCQAEDDDTNQSVSSIEEDFVTAFEHLEEEDTGAHSQRNQRDVASQTVPYTHLKDLTGSRIIISSIPRKSVRKGKAAAKVSETVLKSTAWPEISEIPYELSSLPKGRATSLTESDESDCSSPSPIIFLDEVGYQKSLKAKLDIPQIPILKDGVEDSDSEVSEFFDSFDQFDELDQSSDSNIKVLKEQPLPGQTEKYVDSSGCKFVSRGCSTTAMNPHKFDHRALPANVKKPTPLKPGSPYSIHSDAPDSPRPARTPCEESGPLFSPVRSSAFSPLGEGGSLEYFWKADGDGSELRKPQDLCSLYKTYSDFANNLSKEILGSVCGYSSPVDFNINKNLSCVCHKEFKNTNGHLMKLSDIQETVTITKSQSQTLKDGIQKFATDLVEMSLGSALRDLQKGVSSCTTTLCHLAARLTSSVFQMAFHEIGMRHAYVLKERAINGLAGFLVGEAISGALKEFLFVKKQIFNNTVTRFAADLAEELVFEGIMEVCQFSHPSTPLTPGDWSFEQDEEVVSSYASDLSESVLQEAFIELSQADVTFTTQAAISVSVDNICYVSAEDSSLITKTCSAQTSYLGSQAVAEAANQEPDPGCTVKKALYCVSGIASCVPVPVAGKVISHVHNSDEPSQYKPSIGHVCQTSPKRTICCQGEVASSTSDMSAATQTESSPGPARIQDASGEEIVDGMSTESDSDKPSIGKTFQNFSGNMVDTIVGEAFDLMHSSTKVKKKVEDCADFLSKTIAARISTPSHGIVKSHVSTQRGSAPIPFHLVPKGSSDTSSRSVCPVSKLTPEVRSVVRRDTLEVPSFEVASCGGRKVGAEDFSSSNSGTKSVEIPSTPPSSPQQPLDQYSEKQIRQFSKKLKGTLAKEFSPATPPPTPYYPPATDTKEAGSVTDKADFMLKLIRSLSEEAGSNEDEEENQKDGPHTKNCQSEQSPNVRSRMIERSALHYAERLACHIVSMATEMDTLSLGDVKKPVGDESKGSVALHSAQFSEQTLNSLWTYAGEVAGEVINDVKRMMSSTHCRHKTIKRGSVNSTDKCQSGDGLLGSLTCQLTGDVQASGMSSEYPSCESVTDEYAGYLIKVLKKEGGNRELILDQYATRLAYRSIKSGLAHAARKIKQRSPLRLHSSRRLHHDRSPDVSQIPISKSSHTALTDGKDGSSCESLPCACQDGQDMSSNEYVELVNFAESLAYNITCDVTRKLRMSSVRLPKSLTDSCLYRKSSVEDMPENLIKSTFSCSLLTYTETNRLYHSMSSLNESKSNSSVMQVIEHYAKKIVDDTLEMTLGPACVQAAGDRRALEPNSFTEKLAEAYGTCRYCQGRECLFCSRDGRRGFQGLKRRQQESDAVTGLEIPRIHIDLEKRATFAEEMVSSVIEKAKKELSCTSLNADSGIGHDGASFAESLTTEIMTSALSNVCQTVNFGTPRRDGVNVTESTVSQQLSLSVGDDSLGSWSNLSFEEDHPDESSSFHHLSDSDCAEEKEAEAKEDSGGAVRVEREHGQAERALLVVSTDVQGGAVDPQLTAVLQWIAASIADLSLMQLSHFSGQELQQLPAVAQRLREREFRVADLLQALLRYFEECRTEEEPEAGDTRRGHKSLFQWLLEQA; from the exons ATGGATGCCTGTGCACGGATCAGAGGGGTCCCTTTAAAGAGCCGTGCCACTATGAAGAAAGAG ACCATCCGTGAGGGCTCAACCCCGTGCCTGAAGAGTCTGTTGAAACACAAGAAGGAGCTATGCAATGTTGTAGTGGAGCTGCATAATAAAGAACCACAGTGTTTATCAGAA GTACATTATGTATGCTTACCTAGTCATGCTGAGGGGGAGGATTTCACTCTACAG GCTCTGACGTCCCTCTCCACTGAGATGATGGAGTTGCTTAGATCACTACGTGTTCATACTCTTAAAGATGAAGAGATTCTGCTCCTCAAAGACCCCAAAAGACCCTTTGAGAGGAAAGACAGTGTTTCTCAG GCCTGTTCGAGAGCCTTGTGTATATTGAGACATAGCCCCACTCCTCAGATTAGTGTTTGCACCATGCTGGGGTTGTTGGCTCGATACACAGCTGGCATAAGGTATGCCCTGGAGTTACAGGTTCTGCAGAGAGGCACTTCAGAAGTATGTCAAGCTGAGGATGATGACACCAATCAGTCTGTCTCTTCTATTGAAGAGGACTTTGTTACTGCTTTTGAACATCTTGAAGAGGAGGATACAG GTGCCCATAGTCAGAGGAACCAAAGGGACGTGGCATCCCAGACAGTCCCTTACACTCATTTAAAAGACTTAACTGGATCTCGTATTATTATAAGTTCCATACCCAGGAAGTCAGTGCGCAAGGGAAAGGCTGCTGCAAAAGTATCAGAAACTGTCCTGAAGTCAACAGCGTGGCCCGAAATTTCAGAGATCCCATATGAACTTAGCAGTCTGCCAAAGGGACGTGCTACTTCCCTCACAGAGTCAGATGAATCAGACTGCTCAAGTCCCAGTCCTATTATATTCCTAGATGAAGTTGGATATCAGAAGAGTCTTAAAGCAAAACTTGACATTCCCCAGATCCCCATTCTAAAGGATGGAGTAGAAGACTCTGACTCAGAAGTCAGTGAATTTTTCGACAGCTTTGATCAGTTTGATGAACTAGACCAGTCCTCTGATTCCAACATCAAGGTCCTTAAAGAACAGCCCCTCCCTGGTCAGACAGAGAAGTATGTTGACAGCTCTGGATGTAAATTTGTATCAAGGGGGTGCTCGACCACAGCAATGAATCCTCACAAGTTTGATCATAGGGCTCTTCCAGCCAATGTCAAGAAACCAACTCCACTTAAACCAGGATCACCGTACAGTATTCACTCTGATGCACCAGATTCCCCACGGCCAGCGAGGACTCCCTGCGAGGAAAGTGGGCCGCTCTTCAGTCCAGTTCGTTCATCTGCATTTAGCCCACTGGGAGAAGGAGGGTCCTTAGAGTATTTTTGGAAGGCCGATGGTGATGGCTCAGAATTACGTAAACCACAGGACCTTTGCTCACTGTACAAAACATACTCTGATTTTGCCAACAACCTGTCAAAAGAAATCCTTGGATCGGTCTGTGGGTACTCCTCCCCTGTtgattttaacattaataagAACTTGAGCTGTGTATGTCATAAGGAGTTCAAAAACACTAATGGGCATCTAATGAAGCTTTCAGACATCCAGGAGACAGTCACCATCACTAAATCCCAATCACAGACTCTTAAGGATGGGATTCAGAAGTTTGCTACAGACTTAGTCGAAATGAGCCTTGGAAGTGCCTTAAGGGACTTGCAGAAAGGTGTGTCCTCCTGTACCACTACACTTTGCCATTTGGCTGCAAGGCTGACATCTTCAGTATTTCAAATGGCCTTTCATGAGATAGGTATGCGCCATGCATATGTGTTAAAAGAACGTGCCATAAATGGTCTGGCTGGTTTCTTAGTAGGGGAAGCCATTTCTGGAGCCCTCAAAGAGTTTCTGTTTGTGAAAAAGCAGATTTTCAACAACACTGTCACACGATTTGCTGCAGATCTTGCTGAGGAATTAGTGTTTGAAGGAATTATGGAGGTTTGCCAGTTTTCACATCCCTCGACGCCACTCACACCAGGTGACTGGTCGTTTGAGCAAGATGAGGAAGTGGTTTCATCCTATGCCTCTGATCTGTCGGAGTCCGTTCTCCAAGAGGCTTTTATAGAGCTGTCACAAGCTGATGTGACATTCACTACCCAGGCAGCTATCAGTGTGTCAGTAGACAATATTTGCTATGTGAGTGCTGAAGATAGTTCTCTCATCACAAAAACCTGCAGTGCCCAAACAAGCTATCTTGGATCTCAGGCCGTCGCAGAGGCTGCAAATCAAGAGCCTGATCCTGGTTGCACAGTGAAGAAAGCCTTGTATTGTGTGTCAGGTATCGCCAGTTGTGTTCCAGTTCCTGTGGCTGGCAAGGTCATATCCCATGTACACAACTCCGATGAACCTTCTCAGTATAAACCCAGTATTGGTCACGTGTGTCAGACCAGCCCTAAAAGAACCATCTGTTGCCAAGGGGAAGTTGCATCATCAACCTCAGATATGTCTGCAGCAACTCAGACTGAATCATCGCCAGGTCCTGCAAGAATCCAGGATGCCAGTGGTGAGGAAATTGTGGACGGCATGTCCACTGAAAGTGATTCTGATAAGCCCTCGATTGGAAAGACTTTTCAAAACTTCTCTGGAAATATGGTGGACACTATAGTAGGTGAGGCATTCGATCTAATGCATTCTTCTacaaaagtaaagaaaaaagtAGAAGACTGTGCAGACTTTTTGAGCAAAACAATAGCAGCTCGCATATCTACTCCAAGCCATGGAATTGTTAAATCACATGTGTCGACTCAGAGAGGTTCCGCTCCGATTCCCTTTCACTTGGTGCCAAAGGGCTCTAGTGACACATCCTCCAGAAGTGTATGTCCAGTATCCAAGCTCACCCCAGAGGTCCGTTCTGTCGTGAGAAGGGACACGCTGGAAGTACCCAGTTTTGAAGTTGCCTCCTGTGGTGGTAGAAAAGTAGGTGCAGAAGATTTTTCAAGCAGCAACTCTGGAACGAAATCAGTTGAAATCCCTAGCACTCCACCCTCAAGTCCTCAGCAGCCATTGGATCAGTATAGTGAGAAACAGATCAGACAGTTCTCGAAGAAGCTCAAAGGTACGCTTGCAAAAGAATTTTCTCCTGCGACTCCTCCGCCCACCCCTTATTACCCGCCTGCCACCGACACCAAAGAAGCTGGTTCAGTTACAGACAAGGCCGATTTCATGCTGAAACTCATTAGGTCTCTCTCTGAAGAAGCTGGCAGCAATGAAGACGAGGAGGAGAACCAGAAAGATGGTCCACACACTAAAAACTGCCAGTCAGAGCAGAGTCCCAATGTCAGGAGCAGAATGATCGAGAGGAGTGCGCTCCATTATGCAGAACGTTTAGCGTGCCACATTGTTTCTATGGCAACTGAGATGGACACACTAAGTCTCGGCGATGTGAAGAAGCCTGTGGGTGACGAGAGCAAAGGCAGTGTTGCCTTGCATAGTGCACAGTTTTCTGAACAGACTTTGAATTCTTTGTGGACATATGCTGGAGAAGTGGCTGGAGAAGTCATCAATGATGTCAAGAGGATGATGAGTTCAACCCACTGTCGTCACAAAACGATAAAAAGAGGATCTGTAAACTCTACTGACAAGTGTCAGAGTGGAGATGGCCTTTTGGGAAGTTTGACTTGTCAATTGACTGGTGACGTCCAAGCAAGTGGAATGTCATCAGAGTATCCAAGTTGCGAAAGTGTCACTGACGAATATGCAGGATACCTCATTAAGGTGCTCAAGAAAGAGGGAGGTAACCGAGAGCTTATATTGGATCAGTATGCCACTCGTTTGGCATATCGATCTATAAAATCTGGCCTGGCTCATGCGGcacgaaaaataaagcagaGATCTCCTTTGAGGCTACACTCCTCTAGGCGTTTACACCATGATCGTAGTCCTGATGTCTCTCAAATTCCCATATCCAAGTCATCCCACACTGCACTTACTGATGGAAAAGATGGATCCTCTTGTGAATCTCTGCCATGTGCTTGTCAAGACGGTCAAGACATGAGCAGTAACGAATATGTAGAACTTGTGAACTTTGCCGAGTCGCTCGCCTACAACATCACATGTGACGTTACGAGAAAGCTGAGAATGTCATCAGTTCGACTGCCTAAATCGCTCACTGATTCTTGCCTCTACAGGAAATCCAGTGTCGAGGACATGCCTGAAAATCTCATCAAAAGTACATTTTCATGTTCTCTTTTAACTTATACAGAAACTAACAGGCTGTATCATAGTATGAGCAGTTTGAATGAGAGCAAAAGCAACAGCAGTGTCATGCAAGTGATTGAACATTATGCCAAGAAAATTGTTGATGACACTTTGGAAATGACACTGGGGCCGGCATGTGTTCAGGCAGCTGGGGACAGGAGGGCACTTGAACCTAATTCCTTCACAGAAAAGCTGGCTGAGGCATATGGAACCTGCCGATACTGCCAAGGTCGAGAATGCCTGTTTTGCAGTAGAGATGGTCGTCGTGGTTTCCAGGGACTGAAAAGAAGGCAGCAAGAATCCGATGCAGTGACTGGATTGGAAATTCCTAGAATTCACATTGATTTGGAAAAGAGAGCTACTTTTGCTGAAGAAATGGTGTCTAGTGTCATTGAGAAAGCCAAAAAGGAGCTGAGCTGCACCAGCTTGAATGCAGACAGTGGGATTGGTCATGATGGCGCAAGCTTTGCAGAAAGTCTTACCACAGAGATTATGACATCTGCATTGTCCAACGTCTGCCAAACCGTCAATTTTGG TACTCCTAGAAGGGATGGCGTCAATGTGACGGAGTCAACGGTGAGTCAACAGCTTAGTTTGAGTGTTGGTGATGACAGTCTTGGAAGTTGGTCCAATCTGAGTTTTGAAGAAGACCACCCAgatgagagcagcagctttcacCATCTAAGTGACAG